One genomic segment of Paenibacillus xylanexedens includes these proteins:
- a CDS encoding IucA/IucC family C-terminal-domain containing protein yields MNPYLSTDLWKETVEDHSILLGEPPEHSVRTIALSELHDEEACREYISWFQNYIDAPDMKVAASMLAKRIGYLWTAPLVTAMTFHHQHVSFQLENSFLYHPALSDHEGGTRFPFLAVNGLQAEGLTGDRAVWREKVAQEMFAVQLTPLLKTLAVIAPLSMSILWENIMVRIGRLFAPDEAETEQESKIIREDFSYLTQVASGEVFGERKNPLTRFTDCKDNVHVAKSERITCCFYYQMSGEYCLKCPKIDNEKESQLK; encoded by the coding sequence ATGAACCCATATCTCTCGACAGACTTATGGAAAGAGACGGTAGAGGATCATTCGATTTTGCTTGGTGAGCCGCCTGAACATAGTGTCCGTACCATTGCTCTAAGTGAGTTGCATGACGAAGAGGCGTGTCGAGAGTATATCAGCTGGTTTCAGAACTATATCGATGCGCCTGATATGAAGGTTGCCGCTTCGATGTTAGCCAAACGGATCGGTTATCTGTGGACGGCTCCACTGGTGACCGCGATGACTTTTCATCATCAGCATGTGTCGTTTCAGCTGGAGAACAGCTTTCTCTATCATCCGGCGCTCTCAGATCATGAGGGCGGCACACGATTTCCTTTTCTAGCGGTGAATGGACTTCAGGCTGAAGGACTAACGGGAGACAGGGCAGTGTGGCGGGAAAAGGTGGCCCAGGAGATGTTTGCAGTACAGCTTACACCCCTGTTAAAGACGCTTGCTGTGATTGCGCCACTTTCGATGAGTATTCTCTGGGAGAATATCATGGTACGTATCGGCCGACTATTCGCTCCTGATGAAGCTGAGACAGAGCAGGAAAGTAAGATCATTCGAGAGGACTTTTCATATCTGACGCAGGTGGCATCCGGGGAGGTGTTTGGTGAGAGGAAGAATCCGTTAACCCGCTTCACCGATTGTAAGGATAATGTGCATGTTGCCAAAAGCGAGCGAATTACCTGCTGTTTCTATTATCAGATGTCAGGCGAATACTGTCTCAAATGTCCGAAAATTGACAATGAGAAAGAATCTCAACTAAAATGA